The genomic window GCGGTTGCCGCCGAAGTCAACGCCCGAAAACCCCGTGGTCGGGGATTGAGGAATGATGGGGGCATAGGACATGGTCCAGTAGATCCCGTCCGGCGAGTCGAGAATGGTGCGGGTATAAGGATTGTAATTGCCCACCATGACGAAAGTGTCCCTCCCGTAGGACACGCTCTTCGTATCGAAGCAGGTTTCGAGGAGGTAATAGTACCAGGACGTTCCGTCGGTCGATCTGACGACCACCCCGTCCTCGCCGCCGGCCACGAAGACGTTGTCGCCAAGAGTTATACCGTTCAGGGCCGTGCCGCTGGGGAGCTCAATCTGCCAGGAAAAACCGGGAGGCTTGACGAACGTTTGCTCGGTCCAGGTGTCGCCGTTCGTTGAGGTGAAAACGCCCGCCTTGTTGGCAGAAGTCGCACCAACCGCGACAAACCGGCCGTGGCCGTAGATGACCCCATTGAGCCAGCCCGCTCCCGGGATGGTCTTGATATCCCATGTGCTGCCGTTCGAGGAGGTGAGAACCGTGGCGCTTTCACCAACAACGACGTACCTGACCTGTCCGTTGACCGTTCCTCGGGCTATCGCCTTGATGGTCTTGTATGTTCCCGTGGAGCGGATGATCCAGGAATCCTTCGCGGGATTGTAACAGAGAATGGTTGCGAAAGTCCCCGCGGCGACCATAGTGCCGTCAGGCTTTGCGGTTATTGTCAGAAGCGAGTACGGAATGTTCGAGGTCTTGGAAGACCATGAGGAGGCGTCGGCTGAAGTGAGAATCTTGCCCCCGCTTCCTACTGTGACATAGGTGCTTTGAACATAGGTGATCCCCCTGAGCGCATTGGTGACGCCGCTGTTCCTCTTGGTCCATGTCGTGCGGTCCGGCGAGGTCAGAACGGTCCCGTTTTCACCCACCGCCACATACATGCCGCCGCCATAGGTCACTCCGTAGAGACAATGGGTGCTGATCGACGAAGGAGTGCGGCTGGTCCATGTACTGCCGGTTGGTGAAGTCAGGATCTTGCCGCCCTGGCCGACGGTGATGAATTGGCCGTCGCCGTAAGCCACGGCGTATAGATAGCTGCTGGTGCCTGAAGTTCTCGACGTCCATGTCCCTCCGTTCGGCGATGTGAGTATTTTCCCGCTCGAACCCACCGCCACGAAAAGCCCCGCAGCAGAGCTGTAGGTGACGGCAAAAAGCGGCCCGGTGAAGTTCGAGGTTCGCGATACCCAGGTTGTTCCGTCCGCGGAAGAGACGATTTTTCCCCGGGAGCCCACGGCAACGAAAGTTCCGTTTCCATAGGCGATCCCATACAGGGAAAATGATGTTCCCGAATCCCTTTCGACCCATGCCCGCGAATCCGTCGACGTCAGGATTTGGCCGCCCCAGCCCACCGCGACGTAAATGTTTTCGGCATACACGACCCCGTTGACAAAATTGGATGCCGCCGAGGGCCTTTCAGTCCACGACGCGCCGTCCGCCGAGGTCATCAGTTTGCCGTCGGAACCGACGACGATGAAGGTCTTTTTGAAGAACGTGATACCGTTGAGCACGTTGTTCGAAGTGTTAGCCGACGGATACCCCAGAACCCCCGAAGACCATTTGACCCAGTTTTCGGTCTTGGATGGAGCAGTGAACACAGTGCCCGAACCGTTTATCGCAACGAAGGTGGGACCGGTGTTGATGGAACCGAAGGCCACTGCCTTGAGGGTCGAAGTGTCCTGCGGATCGTTCCAACTCCAGCTCGTGCCGGTGGAGTTCGAAACAAGGATGGTTGTGTCGGAACACTGGGAACCGACGACCATGAACTGACCGTCCCCGTAGGTGACTCCGAAAAAGCTCTGGGTGGCGCTGCCGTATACCTCGGTCCAGGTTGTCCCGTTCGTGGATCTCAGGATCACCGGGTGGGTTGTACCGGACACCGCGCTGCCCACGGCGATGAAAACGCCGTTACCGAAAGCCACCGCATTGAGCTGGCTGCCGGTCCCGGAAACCTGGTAGTTCCAGTTGATCCCATCCGTGGAGGATAGGATTCTCCCGGACTTGCCCACGGCGACAAACCTTGCCGACGAGCTGCCGGACCCTTTGCCGAAAGCGACTCCGCGAAGGCCGTCCACATCCGAATATCCCTCGATGGAAACTCTCCAGGAGACCCCCGCGTTGGTTGACCTCACGATGGTGCCCTTGTCGCCCACGGCGACCCATCTGTTGTTTCCATATGCCGCCTGATAGAGGGTGTCGCTGGTTCTCGAATCCCTCGTGGTCCAATTGTAACCGTCGGTGGAGGTGATGATCCTTCCGCCCACACCAACCGCGGTGCAGGCAGATGAACTGCACGAGACCCCGTTGAGGTGGTTGCCGAGCTCCGGCAAGGGATTTCTCAAGCGCCAGGTGTCCAATGGGCTTGCACCGGTGGCCGGCTGCGGAAGAAAAACGAGAAGCGCGACGAATAGAAGCAATACAACTTGAGCGACTCGACGAACGTTCATAAATCCCCCCTTGATTCTTGTCGGCGCCTGAGCACCCGCTGCGCATTTCAGGATGCCATTCCGTGTCGTGTTAGGGCCACAAGGTTTTCACGACGGACCTCTTCCGATTCCGCACGCGGCAAGCCGCCTCTCCATGTGCCGCCGTTGCCTTGTCCTTGATTGACGATCCGGACTGACGGGCTTGAAAGAAAACAGGCACAGAATCCGCCCCACGACCCTAAGATTTTGATAAGCAATTAAAGAATTAGCAAATAGCGAGCCATAAATAAAATTAATGAAAATTAATATTTGGGGATCTGCGGCAGGCCTTCATTTCATCCGTTCTGCACTGACCTTTCGGAACTCTCTATGCATCGAGTATATATTGGCAAAATATCCATAAATAAATTCCTGGTTGCGGAAATCGCCCGCATCATTCCAGCCGATGCCTTTCAATGCGATCCGCCCCGACGGCGACGATTGACCGCGGGACCCCAGAACCGGCCGCCGTAGCCGGCTCCCTCGATCTTGTCTTCTCCCTTCCCCCTCGACCTTCGGCCGCCGGCTTTCCGGTCGGCCGGCGCCCCTTCGAGCGTTCCGGCGTCATTGTCCTGCCAGCGCCACGCGATGCCTTCCATCTCGTCATATTCGGCCAGGCCCGCGCGCCAGAGCCGGGTGAAGAAACCCGCGCGCATCCATCTGGTGAAATGGGCGTGGACGGCGCTGGGGCTGCCGAAGCGTGCTCCGGGGAGCGATTTCCAGCGGCAACCCGTGCGGAGAACGTACAAAACAGCTTCGAGGATTTTTCGCGGCGGCAGCGGTTTCCTGCCCCCTCCCGGTTTTCGCCGGTAGCTCCTTTCCGGGTCTCGTTCGGGCCTCGGAATCAAAGGCTCCACCTTTTCCCAGAAGGCATCGGACAGTTGCCGAGACGATATTTCAGCCATGTTCCTCCTCCGGATCCGCTGAATGGAAGATGCCTGGAGAGTATGGCATATTCCGTAAACAAAATCTCGATTATTTAAGGATAAGTTTCGATCTGAGACATTGATGGAAAATCATGAAGATCTTCAGTATCAATGGAGGCGGGTCAGACAAAAAACGGCACAAAAGTGACATTATTTGTCATATGGTCGCGGAGGAGCAGGGGGCATGCAGCTCTCGTCAATGACATGACGGGCGGGCACGGGCGATTCCCGGAAGGCAGGTATTCACACCGCTGGAATTCCTGTCCCGGAGCTTCCCGCATGGGCTCGTTCGGGCAGGACGGGTTTTCGCCATGTGCTTTGTCCCGTCGGATACATTAAATCCGTTTAAGGGGCTTCGAACGGGCAACGCAAGGGCCCGGAACGTTCCAAGAGCGTGCCCGGCCTTCCCGGTGTCGGCCCCTTTGCCGCGCGCGACTTCCCGACGGTTGTCGCTCTTCCTGTATCCGCGTGGCCCACCGGCCGGGGCGAATGGCTCCCGTGCCCCCGGCGAAGGCCGGAGGCACGGGAGACGATGAAGACCCGGACTCCCGATTGTGCGGCAATGAGGGCGACGGTCGGCGTTTTTAAGCGAGAGTCCATCATGCACGGCGTTCCATGGAAATGACGCTTGTCCGGTTTCGGCACCGACGGGGGGACCCGGGGCGAGGGCGCCGCTTATGGAAGCAACGCTTCAGGCCCATCGCGCTCGATTGCCTTCATTGACCGGCGGCAATCATCATCCAAGCTGCTTTGCCTCGGCTTCGCTCAGTGCCGCTCGAGCTTTGGCGAGCTCCGCGTAGAGCTTTTCGACCTTGGGCAGGTTCTTTCGCAGCAGGGCCTTGAGGATATCGCCTTCGAGCTCGGCGACTTCCAGGCGCAGGTAATAGTCCATGGTCTCCTTGAGGTGCGCGATGACTATTTTTCCGGTCAGAAGCGGATGATTGTTGGTCACGTTGGCGTCTTTGAACCGTGTCCCATGCTCCAGCTCCACCTCGAGTCCCCTTCGGAAATCTTCGAGCGGCACGTCCATGCCTTCGCGGTTCACTTCCGCAAGGATTGTCCGGGCCTCCTCCGCGAGCACTCGACCGTCCGTGATTTCCGTCCAATCGCGAAGTTTCAGATCCCGGCAAATGCGCCTGACTTCCTCAATACTGACGTATTCCGGCAATTCCATACTTATTCCTCCGTTTTTCGGTTCAGGTGTTTTCTTCTCACGGCTTCGGGAAGACAGTGCGCGTCTTCTCCTCCCGTGGCTTGCTTCCGCCTCGTCTCAGGGACACGGTTCCCAGGATCCGCCTGGGCCACGTCATCGGACGTTTCTTTTTCCCCGCAAGATAACTCTGCCCCGTTGATCTGCAATGTCCGAGCGCCGCATTCCACAATCCCGTTGCCGGAGGACTCGGACCAATTGCCCGCCCCGGGGGATTCCAGCCGCTCTTCTCCTGCTTCATCGCACCTGCAACGATGCTCAGCCGCGCACGATGAAAGGCAGTCATTTCAAGTCCCATTACGTCCAAATTTAAGAATCGTTTCGCCATAATCAAAATGTATCGATCGGGACGACATGAAATATTCGGGGTCGTGCGGCGGCATGACGGGGTGAAGATGCGCCTGAATCGATCCCGGTTCACGGGCTCCGGTACGTGGGAGGGGGCATTCCGTCCGCGGGGATCGTGCCGTCACACGCCGAAATCGCGCGGCTTGTTTTTCTCCAGGGCTTAGTATAGATTACGTCAAAGTGGTTCGGTGCCTTTCAAACGTCATGACGTCTGTGTTTTCCGGAGCGACTCGGATGAGTGATCGGGACACCCCAGAGGATCTGTTGCGCCAGGAGATAGCCCGGTTGCGGGAACGCATCAGGCATTTGGAGCGCGCGGAATCCTCTGCCCGGCAGATGGAGAAGTTTCTCCGGGAGAGCCGACAGAGATTCAAACAGATCTTTTCCGCCTCACCCATTTGCATCGAGCTCTATGACGAGAACGGAATGCTGGTCAACGCCAACCGGGCCTGTCTGGAGATGTTCGGAGTGCCGGGGTTTTCGGCGGTCAAGCACTTTGATCTCTTTAAGGATCCCAATCTTCCGGAAGACGTCATTCGGTGTCTGCGTGAGGGCATGACGATGCGCTTGGAGGTGCCGTTCGATTTCAACCGGGTTCGGGAGCTGGAACTCTATCCCACCTCTAAGGAAGGGCTTGTTTACCTGGACGTGCTGATCGCCCCTCTCATCTCGGAGGAGGGCGGCAAGCCTTCGGGTTACCTGGCCCAGGTGCAGGACATCACCGAAAAACTCGGCATGATCCGGGAGCTCCAGGATAACGAAGCCCGCTTCCGCGGCATTATAGAAGACCAGACGGAACTGATCATCCGGTTTCAGCCCGATGGTCGACTCACGTTCGTGAACGACGCCTACTGTCGATATTTCGAAAGGAGCAAGGAGTTTTTTCTGGGCCGGAACTATCTCGGCAGCGTTCATTCAAAAGATCGACCGCTCCTCAAAAAGGTGCTCACGTCGCTGACCCGGTCGCACCCGGTGGAGATGGTGGAGCAGAGGTCGTTACGCTGCAACGAAAAGCTTTGCTGGCAGCAATGGAGCTACCGTGCCATTTTCGACGGCTCGGGCAAGTTGACGGAGTACCAGGCGGTGGGGAGGGACACTACCGACCGCAAGATGCTCGAAGAGATTTGGAAGAAATACGAGTTCATCGTCAATACCTCGGGGGACATCATGGTTTTGATCGCTCCGGATTACACCTACGAGGCGGTCAATACGGCGCTGTGCAAGGCTGTGGGAGCGGGCCGCGAGGAGATCGTCGGCCGCGGGCTGGGTGAAATCTGGGGGGAAGAGTATTTCAATGAAAACCGAGGCTACCTGGACCGTTGCTTCAAGGGGGAGGTTGTTCACTACGAGCTTTGGACACCCCACAAGGAGGAAGGGCCGAGGTTTTACGGCGTTTCCTGCTATCCCTATTACGGTCGTCGGGATCGGGTCACTCACGTGGTATCCGTGTGCCGCGACATGACCGACGCCCGGCTGGCCAAAGAAGCGCTGCAGAGGTCCGAGGAGAAATACCGCAGCATCTTCGAGCACGGGGTGATCGGCATTTTTCAGGCGACGCTGCAGGGAAAACACCTGAGTCTCAATCCTGCTTTCGCGCGCATGTTGGGCTACGAATCGCCGGAAGAGGTGATGCGGCTGGTCAGCAATATTGCCGAACAGGTGTACGCCGATCCCCGGCAGAGGACCGAGCTGCTGAAAAGGCTTGCTGAAGGGGGTGAACTGGTCAAGGTCGAGAGCGATCTGCTGCGCAAGAACGGCAAGAGCATCACGGTGAATCAAAATATCCGCCTGGTCCGGGATGAGAAGGGAAATCCCCTGTACCTGGAAGGCTTTATCGAGGACATCACGGAACGCAAGAAGCTCGAAATGGCGATCAAGGATTCGGAGCGGCAGCTCAAGTATCTTTCATCACGTTTGCTGACGGCACAGGAGGAGGAGCGGAAAAGAGTCGCCGCCGAGCTTCACGACAGCATCGGGCAGTCGCTTGCGGCAATCAAGTACGGAGTGGAAAACGCCGTGCGGTATGGAGCCTCCGCGGGGGAGGAGACGGTTTTTCACTCACTGGGTCTGTTGATTCCTATCATCCAGGGCGCCATCGAGGAGGCACGCAGGCTTTACATGGGGCTGAGGCCTTCGATGCTCGACGACCTGGGGGTCATCGTGACCATCGACTGGCTGTGCAAGGAATTTCGTCGAAACTATCCGGAAATGAGGATCAGTGAGCGTATCGAGCTTGAAGAGGACTGCATTCCGGAGTCTCTCAAAATCGTGATTTTCAGAGTCGTCGAGGAAGCTTTGAACAACATTTCAAGGCACAGCCGGGCCGAGGGCGTGGAGGTCGCGCTGTCGATCTCCGGGGGTGCGATTCGACTCGATGTTGCCGACGATGGCGTGGGCTTTGATCAGGACAGCCTTCATCATGCCGTTGAAAGCGAGAAAGGTTTCGGCCTCGCGGGAATGAGAGAAAGGGTGGCTCTCTCCGGCGGTTCCCTCAGTGTCAGCTCAATCCGCGGCAAAGGGACGACCGTCAGCGTTTCCTGGCCCGTGCCGGCATCCCTTGGAAAGGCGAAACCGCCCCGCCGGCACTGAAGCCCGTCGCTTTCCTTTCAAATCTACCGGCCGTCCGGCAGACGCTCCCGCGGGGGATTCCGCCCGGGAGCGCAGGCAGGCCCGACCGAACGCCGAGCATTTCCCGTTCAGACCCAGCCGCGCAGCCTGCATGCCTCGGCCACTCGGGCTACGGACACGAGGTAGGCTGCCTCGCGGAGAGGCACCTGGTTGCGCCGGCTCATTTCAAGGACGCTCCGGAACGCGTGAGTCATCTTGCTGTCGAGCCTCTGGTGCACCTCCTGGAGTTCCCAGTAGAAGTTGTAGGCGTTTTGCACCTGTTCGAAGTAGGAAACGGTCACGCCTCCGGCATTGGCCAGGAAGTCCGGCAGCACGACGATGCCCTTGGCGTCCAGGATCGCGTCGGCCTCGGGCGCGGTCGGTCCGTTGGCCAGTTCGCAGACCATCGGGCAGCGGAGCCGCGACGCATTGTCCCGGGTGATGGCGTTCTCGAGGGCCGCCGGGAACAGGACCGTCACATCCAACCCCAGCAGGTCGTCGTTGGTGATCGCGTCCGTGCCTGGGAATCCTTTGAGGGCTCCGGTCCTCGACTTGTGGTCGGCCAGCGCCCGGGCATCCATGCCCGCGGGGTTGACAACCCCGCCCTTGGAATCGGAAGCGGCCACCAGCTTCAAGCCGAGGATCTCTTCGCCCAGGAGGGCCGCGTGATGGCCCACGTTGCCAAAGCCCATGACGGCCATGGTTCCGCCCTTGAGCTCGATGCCGTAGGCCGCCGCGGCTTCCCTCGTGACGTAGATGCCCCCTCGCGCCGTGGCGTCGCTGCGTCCCTGGGAGCCTCCCAGCGGAATCGGCTTTCCGGTAATGACGCCGGGGTGATTCTCGCCCCGGATCGTTTCGTATTCATCCAGCATCCAGGCCATGATCTGGGGAGTCGTGTATACGTCGGGCGCCGGCACGTCCCTGCTGCCTCCGAGCGACCCGGCGACGGCGCGGATGTACGCGCGGGCGAGGCGTTCCTTTTCCGCTTCCGACAGCTCCTTGGGATTGCAGATGACGCCGCCCTTGCCGCCGCCGAGGGGAATGTCGACAACCGAGGTCTTCCATGTCATCCAGGCGGCCAAGGCCCTGACGGTGTCGATGGTCTCCTGCGGATGCCAGCGGATGCCCCCTTTGGCGGGCCCCCTGGCGGTGTTGTATTGAACCCTGAACGCGTGAAAGATCTTCGTTGATCCGTCGTCCATTCTGACCGGGAGCGTCACCTTGATTTCACGCATCGGCCAGCGCAACAGCTCGTGCGTCGCCGCGTCCAACCCGAGTCTTTCCGCGGCGTGATCCAGTTGCTGCTGGGCGATTCTGAACGGATTGAATGTTTCGTCCATGGCTGACTCCTGTTGTGACGGACCTTGAATTGGACTCCCGGACGACGGAGCGTCGCCCGTGGAAAAACGATCCCGCGATTCCGGCATTCTCGAGCTGCGTGACGATGCGGAGGAAGGAGGACCGGTGAGCGCTCCAACGGGGAAAAACCCGCAAGCGAGGCCCGGAGGCAACGAAACCTCCGGTTGCGCCGCATCCGAGGCGCTTCTAGCCCACAAGCCACACGGCCCGGTCCCTGGCTGCCTGCATGAGCTTGTTGCTCACGCGGCCCATGTCGAATTCCTGCACCGTTGACAAGCCCCTGCGTCCCACCACGATGGTTCCGAAGTTCATCCGCCCGGCCTCCTGGAGGAGCGTTCCCGCGCGGCTGAACACCTTCGAAAGGATCCTGGCGGAAATCCGGTCGGCGGGAATCCCCGCGGCAACCAGCTTCTCGGTCGCTTTGCGAAAGACCGGTCGAATCCGGTTTGTGGCTTCCTCGACGTGCTTCTCGCGGTACTCCTCCGTGAACACTTCCTCGACGTCCCCCTGACCGCTCGACACGGAACGGACGACATGAACGAGCGCGATCTTCGGAGCGCTCCCGCGAGTCATTTCAGCTACGTACTCCACGGCCGCCATGGAACCCTCGGATGAATCGAGACCGATGAGGATGCCGGTCTGCTCGGGTTTGCCGCCCACGAGCCAGACCGTGGTGCCGGTAAGCTTGAGCGCCAGTTTCTGGGCAACGCCACCCAGGGAAAGGTCCTGCACGGTGCTCAGGCCCCGTCTCCCCAGGATCACGGCGCTGTATCCTCGAAGCCCTTCCTTGCCGATGTCCCGCGCGATGCCTTCCCGGCGTTCCCGGATTTCAACCCTGACGGCTTCCCCGGGGAATCCCGCATCCACAAGAACCTGCCTGGAACGGTCCATAAAGTCGGAGATCTTTCTTTCCTGCTGCCTTTCCCATCCCCTGACCGTCTGGACCTTCTGGTGCCAAACGGGATCCTTTTCCAGGTCCCAGAAGGCTTCCGGGACCTTGCTGCTGATATGCAGCAACACCAGCTCGCAACGGGAAGCGGGCAGAATCCCGCTCACGTACCCGACGGTTTCGAACGACTGATAGGACCCGTCCACAACCAACAAGGCTCTCTTCTTCTGGTCGGCGCTCATTCTTCAACCTCGTTCGATATTATGGGAATCGGGCGGCGGACCGGAGACTGCCGCGGTCGGCACCTCTCCGCCCGGTCTCGCACGTTACGTCACAGATCGGAATGGCACGGAATGGCATCGAGTGCCCGCGCATTGCGGACCGCCCTTATGATTGCCTCGGCCGTCGCCCGTGCCGCGAGTGCTCCGACGATGCTCACCTCGACCCCCTTGATCTCCCCCACGCTCAGAGCGAAAATGGCATCTCCGTCGTGCATGGTGTGGGCGGGGTAGACCGTCCTGGCCATTCCG from Syntrophobacter fumaroxidans MPOB includes these protein-coding regions:
- a CDS encoding transposase, yielding MAEISSRQLSDAFWEKVEPLIPRPERDPERSYRRKPGGGRKPLPPRKILEAVLYVLRTGCRWKSLPGARFGSPSAVHAHFTRWMRAGFFTRLWRAGLAEYDEMEGIAWRWQDNDAGTLEGAPADRKAGGRRSRGKGEDKIEGAGYGGRFWGPAVNRRRRGGSH
- a CDS encoding DUF5661 family protein, with the translated sequence MELPEYVSIEEVRRICRDLKLRDWTEITDGRVLAEEARTILAEVNREGMDVPLEDFRRGLEVELEHGTRFKDANVTNNHPLLTGKIVIAHLKETMDYYLRLEVAELEGDILKALLRKNLPKVEKLYAELAKARAALSEAEAKQLG
- a CDS encoding PAS domain-containing sensor histidine kinase, which codes for MSDRDTPEDLLRQEIARLRERIRHLERAESSARQMEKFLRESRQRFKQIFSASPICIELYDENGMLVNANRACLEMFGVPGFSAVKHFDLFKDPNLPEDVIRCLREGMTMRLEVPFDFNRVRELELYPTSKEGLVYLDVLIAPLISEEGGKPSGYLAQVQDITEKLGMIRELQDNEARFRGIIEDQTELIIRFQPDGRLTFVNDAYCRYFERSKEFFLGRNYLGSVHSKDRPLLKKVLTSLTRSHPVEMVEQRSLRCNEKLCWQQWSYRAIFDGSGKLTEYQAVGRDTTDRKMLEEIWKKYEFIVNTSGDIMVLIAPDYTYEAVNTALCKAVGAGREEIVGRGLGEIWGEEYFNENRGYLDRCFKGEVVHYELWTPHKEEGPRFYGVSCYPYYGRRDRVTHVVSVCRDMTDARLAKEALQRSEEKYRSIFEHGVIGIFQATLQGKHLSLNPAFARMLGYESPEEVMRLVSNIAEQVYADPRQRTELLKRLAEGGELVKVESDLLRKNGKSITVNQNIRLVRDEKGNPLYLEGFIEDITERKKLEMAIKDSERQLKYLSSRLLTAQEEERKRVAAELHDSIGQSLAAIKYGVENAVRYGASAGEETVFHSLGLLIPIIQGAIEEARRLYMGLRPSMLDDLGVIVTIDWLCKEFRRNYPEMRISERIELEEDCIPESLKIVIFRVVEEALNNISRHSRAEGVEVALSISGGAIRLDVADDGVGFDQDSLHHAVESEKGFGLAGMRERVALSGGSLSVSSIRGKGTTVSVSWPVPASLGKAKPPRRH
- a CDS encoding Glu/Leu/Phe/Val family dehydrogenase, with amino-acid sequence MDETFNPFRIAQQQLDHAAERLGLDAATHELLRWPMREIKVTLPVRMDDGSTKIFHAFRVQYNTARGPAKGGIRWHPQETIDTVRALAAWMTWKTSVVDIPLGGGKGGVICNPKELSEAEKERLARAYIRAVAGSLGGSRDVPAPDVYTTPQIMAWMLDEYETIRGENHPGVITGKPIPLGGSQGRSDATARGGIYVTREAAAAYGIELKGGTMAVMGFGNVGHHAALLGEEILGLKLVAASDSKGGVVNPAGMDARALADHKSRTGALKGFPGTDAITNDDLLGLDVTVLFPAALENAITRDNASRLRCPMVCELANGPTAPEADAILDAKGIVVLPDFLANAGGVTVSYFEQVQNAYNFYWELQEVHQRLDSKMTHAFRSVLEMSRRNQVPLREAAYLVSVARVAEACRLRGWV
- a CDS encoding universal stress protein — its product is MSADQKKRALLVVDGSYQSFETVGYVSGILPASRCELVLLHISSKVPEAFWDLEKDPVWHQKVQTVRGWERQQERKISDFMDRSRQVLVDAGFPGEAVRVEIRERREGIARDIGKEGLRGYSAVILGRRGLSTVQDLSLGGVAQKLALKLTGTTVWLVGGKPEQTGILIGLDSSEGSMAAVEYVAEMTRGSAPKIALVHVVRSVSSGQGDVEEVFTEEYREKHVEEATNRIRPVFRKATEKLVAAGIPADRISARILSKVFSRAGTLLQEAGRMNFGTIVVGRRGLSTVQEFDMGRVSNKLMQAARDRAVWLVG